ACATTAATCGCTTTCTTAAATTACTTTAGAATCAAAGATAGTAGATGCTAGGACAATATATAATAAGGCTATCATTTATGCAGTTTGCAGAGCATTTTGCTttgaagtgaagaaattcttgtaactcatctcataaaatcGATTAAAAAAGAGAGGTTTATTTCAACCATATAAACATGTCCAAAACCTTATCCATAGGTAATGTAAAATTTATTCCTAAACAGTTTGGTCTGATCCTTTGCTATCAGTTAAATGTAGAAAGATTGCTGGCCGACATGATTCTCTTCTTGCTGTTAGTTGGCTCAAAGCAACTTTCATTTTCATCTGTTTCACAGCTGCCTCAACGCCTAATTGGACTGAGGTGATTGTTTTTAAGCTTTTCTGTTATTCATTCagttttgctttggccattcaAACTTCAAATTGCATATCTTTGAATTAGCATAGTTCGTtttatctttttacaaaatCTTGAGTTTAGAATTCTTTGTGAAACCcaaatttttttcctcataAAATGTATTTCTTCCTCAAAAGTAGAAGTACATAAATGAAATTGAGGATCACCCTCTTCATCATGTAAGTATTCGATGCAAAACTACGAAGAGCTTTGCGCCTTACTCTTAGATTCCATTTGAGTGTTAAGTTAAAGATgagagttaaattttttataaataataataaattaaaatgatatgtaaattttataagaCTCAcctaagataaatttaaatatatttataaaaaattaaaaaaaattataagtctcacgtataaaaaaattttcagttaaaatatatttaatgatttaaaaatttataatttaaatattagactTAACTACAGAAAATGTAAGCCAATATCAAATATTTAGAAAATGCTAAAGCCTACGCTGGGAGCTACCGCtccccattttttatttttttatttatttatttttttacttcgtgattaaaaatatgtgtttttaaatgatgatgtaattttttaaaaaaaaaaacatatatttaaaagtgttaaaaaatacatataaaaaaccaaaaacaagaaaaaaaaaaaaaaaacactctttCTCTATTAACTGTAGCTCCCAGCTGGACGTAGCACTTGTAATACTAATGATTCTATCATACAGTACATATGATTtctatttaattcatttcaggtTGATTTTGGCATTGTACATGTGTTAGTATTCTAAGGCATCATAAGGGGTGCCTGAAAAtagaaagccaaaaaaaaacaaaagacaagaaaaaatgatataacAAACAAATAGGATATACTGATCTTCCCAATCCCTTTCTCCAAATCAACTACTTGGCTACTTGTTCCAGGACTGGAATTGTATTCCAAGATTCCTCAAGTCCACTAATTTGCAGCGGTGGCAATGAAAAAACGCTAACAGTCGAGCTTTTACTTCGAATTTCCTTCAAAATCCGCAGTGCTGAAATGGTGCTCTTCATGTATAAGCTCTTCATATACTCGATTTCGGCAAGTTCCTTGGGCATCCCGAGCAGACCTTCGTTCTTGGTAGTGGCAGAAGTTGTAGGATCACATGCGTCTTCCCCATCCCCATCGTCGGCTGCCTCGGCTGAAGCCAGAGTTTCAGTCATGGGGAAGAGTCGGTCCAGCATTGCCTCACACTCCTTCACAAGCTTGTACAGCAAGTCAGTGGTGAAGAAGGGCTCTTGCAGGACCTTTTGAATGAAGGGCAAGCGAATGAGAGCACCAGTTCTTTTGTCATACTTCTTTAGTATCTTGACCAATCCTGTCGAGAGAATGTTAATTGAGGCGTCATAAGGTCATTCAAAGTAAACATATCTTCAAGATTTGGTATAttgatagattttatatttcatactTCTTAATGGATGTGTCACATTTTAATTGACTTCATAAGCCAAGTACTTAAATAGAAAAGCTCCTTAAATTACAACAATCAGACAATGTGATTAGATATGAGAAAATCAAGATGAAGAAACgatttcttttttaactaaCCAATTACTTAAAAGGATCATCCCCTTCATGACTgtgtattattatttcattcccATGAAATTGAGCATGCGGGTGTGCTAGAAAGCAACGTTCCTAACTCTTCATAAAGAATGATAGTGCCTAGCATCATCACACACCTCCACCCATTACTAAAGAagcacaaaattaatattcacactacaagaaaaacgaatttttgtaatcaatttatagcaacaaaaagaatattttggttgcatttataacaacgaaaagactattagcaactaaaatagtcttttcgttactATAAATTGGTTACAAAagtccatttttcttatagtgtcaAGCTACACTTACAATGGATGATACTTTTCACATACAGAAGAGCATTAGTCAACATTGAATAATTGTATgaagttataaaatataagagaCTAGAATCTGATGTCTACCCACTTTGTTGATTAACAAAACCAAACTAAGttaatacatttatttattcctaAATATTATCTTGGAAGGTGTTAGTGAAGTGATATGACAACACGTAACTGGAGTCTGGCGCCGCGAATCAACGACGCTAGCTGCTACCGAAATCATATACTATAATCCAAAGAAGAGCCATATTTCATAATAATTATTCCCGAAACCATAGTCAAAACCAAGAAAACGTAAATGGACCAAAAGATATGGACGTAAGCTGTCCATATTCACCGAAAAGAATTACCTGTATAGTTAAGGGCGCTATAATTTTCCAACAAAACCATCTCTCCGTGGAAGTCCACTATCTCCTTGCGAATTTTCATCATCTCCTCATTCCAATCCTTTGCCTTTGCCACCCTATCTTGCAACTCCTGCAATCTCATCAGAAAGATAAGCACTTAATTATTGTCTACGCCAATACCTACCGATATAACTTTATtccatttatattatttttttacgcAAAAATAGAGGATCGTATACATGTTTCTCCTTACTTTTATTTATCCATTGATTAAATCatattgtttatttatatttttaatttaattaggtGATTAATTCTGGGATAATGACAGGATTACCGTATCTTAGCACTCAtttacttaaaatttttattttttaacatccttagtcagaaaaaattaaaaaaattcacaacttcGTTAATAATCATTATcttcattattaaataaaaataaaaaataaaaaataataataataataagaaaaatattaggaACATCTATTATTCATCACTGTACACCACATAccctataaaaaatatctatatatcttaTGAAAAGCATCttacattttataaaaatctataaGTAAAGTATGTGATGTGCTGATGCATAAAATTTCCCTAATAATAAATGGATCGTATCAGAGGGTAAGAGGGGCTTATGAGTTGAGTCGAAACTTCTTTGAAAAAGGCAAAGGTCTGACACCACCAAAAGCAGCCAGCTGGCGCACTGTCTACAATCAACGACGTCAATCGAGCGTCATTTAACGGAATATACGGCTGGACAAGGTTCCTTTGATGCTATTGAGGTACTGAGTATTTGAGTGCCATAAAAACCAGCCAAACGCGGTCGACGAAAACAACGGCGACGCGGGGACACATTCACACAAGGAGTAACGGCCTAACGGCTTCTGACAGTAAACAAGGAGCGACGTACACGTGTTGAGTAAGGCTAAAACGACGACGTTTTAGCTACCATTTTGAGTAGTAGTGACCAGTGTGTTTTTGCCCTGGGAAAATTGTTTCCCACAGGACCACAAGAACTAGATAGATAAATTCGACTCTATTTCAAGCAGTTTCTCTGTAGTTTCAGGTGATTAATGGCAATAACATGAGTGAAAGGAAAGATCTGCTAATCTCTGTCTAGTCAATAAGAAAAGAAGAATTGAGATTTACgctaccatatatatattctttggcCAGCAAACCGGTCATTACTTTTCTAAAATatcgcacagagagagagagatttgaaagaataaataaataaaataccttCAATCTGATAATGTATTCCTCCTCTTTCTCGACGAAGAACGCGTTGAATTTCTCGAGCTCGTTCTCCAGCAGCCTTTCGAAATCGATCTCTTCCTTGGACCTGCTCTCCTTCCCGTCTCCGGAGGCGTCCGTGCCGTCTCCGGCGGTGGAGTCGCCGGTCTCGGCTCTCGGGCGCTTGGTCGGCCTCTCACCTCCTTTTGGCTCGAGGAGCTTCAGCTTCTTCTTGAGCTCCTTGTAGGACAAGAACTTATCCCGCCACTCAGGTAACGTCTCGTCGATCTGGTTGCTGAGACTTTTTCCGAATTTCATGTCTGGGCGTGGGAGAGTTTAGCTTCAAAGAAAATCAATACTGCACGAAGGGAATGCGAAAGAAAATTGATCAGAGGGAAAGACCTTGGGAGTTGGGATGGTGAGGACGAGAGGGATCAAAGTAGCAGGTGATAGGGGAAGGGAAGAAGGGTGATATAACGTTACAAGGACAGAATATTCGAGGGGTATAGTTGGAATATCCGTTTGTTTTGTAAGAGTATATCTCGGGTTTTATTCCTTCTTCAGAAAGAGAAAGCGACGGAGAGAGACACGTGGAATAATTTATATCCGAGGGGCTCAGAGCAGTGAAGCCGGATTGGTTAGTGTGCGGAAGCCAATGAGCTGGGTTATAAATGGCAAtctgattaatttattttataataaaaatcattttataattaaattatttttggtgattaaaatatattttttatatcttctttatttttttcactttatttatttttaattttgttattatCCATATATCTTGTACCTAAAATTTCTAGAAGAGAAATattacttttcattttcaattacttaataataaataacatgcATACATGTGTTATAAACTAGATTTAAGCATGTATCCTGATTAAAATAAACCCATTTAATTTTACGGATATAATACTTGTGTTATAAAAATTATGCgtgtttatctttttttaaattctatccaaaataaaaaatctcaattgATATGTACATGAATCCaatgaaactctctctctctctctctctctctctctctctctctctctctctctctctctctatatatatatatataaattctctTAAGATCACTAAAAGTTTATTTGATCGTTAATTTTAAGGTCCTATAGAATTAGCTGAAGTGCACCCAACCTGGTCTAGACACTCTGAATTATTGGGATTTGTTTgaatcctatatatatacatccacCCCATTTGTTATAAACACGACTGGAATGCCTGACTCTTATGAGTGAAATTTGTAAGTAAACTGACCCAAAGGTTTAAATGGAAAATTGGCTGAGAATTTGCAGGGATGACCTCTGCAGAGAGTGACATGTCTTCTGTTCCTCGTACAAAAGATCAGGAAAATTGGGGTTCGTATGTGCTATAGATCAAACGTTAATAGGAGTTAAAAGGAATCATGTGTTTGAGATTGCAAATATTCCctgaaaaaagtgaaaaagaaaagaagggaaagaaattgAACAAGAAAGAGTTTTCAAGAGACCCACCCACCCAATGACGGTCATTGGGTCCACGATCGAGTGTAAGTTGTGTGCTCGGATAGCTTCTTTTGCTTTAGTTTACGGGGATAGACCGAGCTGGAATATGCTTTGTGAAAAACCATGACAAAAAACTAAagcaaaataagaaaataatcacataatataaaaatttacattGTTCGACAATATGTTTAAGTTTATAtaactacaaaatattttatttttttgagtaatGACAAAATATACTATAGGGTAAAAATATACCGTCTGATCATActgtttataattatatatttataagattgtACAACAAAAATcctaatttcataatttttgaaTTAGTACTTCTAATAGAACTGACAATAGAGAACCGCTGGATAATCTGCTGACATcagcatatatacatacatatttatttgaaaaagaaaatcaaaataatcaaacaTGGAGCTGCATTGAATCAAAGTAAACAGCAGATTGAAGACAAGCTCATCTGCATTTGTGGTTCCTCTTTCTCCCagccaagaaaacaaaaatgaaaaaatcaaaGAAGGAAACTGTAGCTTTTTTTTCACAATTTGGAGTTTGAGTTTTGTCTTCCAATTCATCCTTAAAACGGCGACACTCGACTCATGTCATAAGCCTAAAAATAGATGGCTTAATACACATTatcattaaaatacataaaaatatataaactgcaCAAATGATAGTTATGTAAGCTCATATTCCAAatcatatttcttcaagctttgcAACATGAGATCATGCACTTTGATTGATGAGCACTCAGCATTTAAATACTTGAAAATATATTAACCACTTCAGCATTTATCACTACAAAAGCTTAAGAatctttagatgtgtttcatgtcCTGGATCCAATTTTGGAGAAGATGAATGGAGCTTTTTGTTGGGTAGACGAAGGGTCATTTACTCACTCATTTTTCTCTCaaccaagaaaaagaaagaaacgaaaaaaataaagaaactttTTCACTGTTTGGAATTTGGATTTTGTCAAAACTTTTTTCACTTTTTGGAGTCGATTTGCACTAGACAGTTgcatctatcattttttttttttctgaattatTCACTTGAGCGAGTATCAaataaactttttatttgatgttCGCTCGAGTAGCATGTGTAGCGAGTGTCTAGCGAACTCTCTGCCTGAACTTCATTTAATTGACTTATcgtgaaaatattaaaaaaaaaaaacaaaaatacaaaacaaaacaaaaaaaacttcgAATTGTGATGAAACTTTATCGTCATCAAATCAAGGTGCCACAGGAATAAACCAAGTTTCACAAACTCAACAACATAAACCAAGTTAATACAAATGAGTTGAGCTGGAACGAATCAGGTGATTAAAAACTTAattcttttagtttttatttatataggatTCAAACTTGAACTCCTTATCAAGTTTCTTTTGAGGTTCGTGAACAAAttacttataattatttatattttttttataaataattcttttaatttttacttatacTCCATAACTTTTTAGGAAAACagttttctcttaaattttttaaaaataccataaatgaagataaatacaaaattatttaaatttagaaattaCTAAGCTATTGTCAAACAAATTAttataatcttatttatttacccACGAAGATAGAGGAaaggattaattaattaatagctTATGTTTGATAGGAGAAGAAAAAATGGCTGAACTTGAAAGAGAGCTGCAATGGGTGAGCCGTGAAGCCGGCTTAGCCGAGCCAAGAGGGGGGCAGATTTGCTCATTTACGAAGCATGGCATAATTCCATGGAATTTAGGAATATCCATCATCGATCTCTTAACCCGAAAAtgctttttttaaacaaaataaacaaagctTGGCTCTCTCAGGACTCCCACCCCTATCCTCATCTTGAATGCATGTCCACTCGTCCAGGTCAATGTAAGGGTAAATCCGGTATTTGACATCTCCACCTGGTACTGATTCATGCCAGCACGCAATGTACTTTGGCAGGTCCACAGGTGgatttttctctgttttggaCTGTTTTGGCCCTTTTCCTAGAGAGAGATAAAAAAGGAAGATTCCGATTCCCTCTTAGGAGATGCTTGCCCTCGGAATGGAGCTTCAAGTTCCCTCCTATTTCTTTcccaaaattatttttctttttctcaatagttttctttactttctttgattcctttttttctttaatatataattttcttcctccttttaCCTGTTATTTTATGCGCTATTGGTATTTGAAGCTTTAGAGGTTGTTCGCGTTTACACATGGTgagataatatcaaataattttaaataaaaattaaaagttatataaaatattatttttttaatattattattattttaaattttaaaaaaattaaaatatttattatattttgtataaaaattttaaaaaaaatataatgataagatgaaagtaTTTCTCAATCTAAATAACTTCTTAAAAAACCATTTTTTCTTGTTCCAATTCTTCATTATCCTACCAAAACATTCGCTTAATTTAGAGGAATAAAaggaattttatatttatgtgtCTAAAATGGGTTTGATGTATTATGTACATTTGGCCAACTCAAATATACGCAATACtacactttatttatttattttttatcaaatgataTGTAAAATTTATTGAAAATGCTTGTTGCAAGTGCCTGATGCAAATGGCGTGCAACCAGCgccatttaataaatatttttcctctctttcgTTCTCTCTATCAATTTTATCAGAGCtgtcttccttctcttcttctaaaCAATTTCAAATGTTTATATAAACTTGTAGACTATGCTTAACGTCGGCCTTCTCCCATGCCACCCATCGTCTGGTTGGCTTTCTTTATGTCCATTACTTCAAAGACTGATGCCACCACTTGGTTTCCTTTCAAGAGATTTGGGGCTATAGCTATTAGCCAATGTCTCACCCATAGCTAATATCGTTACTATCAGAACTAATAATGCTTTCATGACAGATTTGAAGTTAGCAAACTCTCTCCCTATCAAAACAGAGTCGTATCTAAACATAGTTAAACAAGACTAAACATTGAATCCAATTTAAGATCCGCAACCAAGCCATACAGAGCAaggcaataaaaataatttgtatttattctattataacCTTTATGGTCATTTAACAATAAActtacatttctttttattgggTGTATTTTTAGGCATTCTGAACGCCACACCTATCTTATGCTCGACttgtgtgtttgggtgttgaggtatcatcaacacttctcactactattcattattttattataactttttacctatttttactactattctttactttttacctactttttattattattcattactttattattatttttaatctactttttattactattcataactcTTTTTAACACTTCTCAACCTTCAAACCTACCTTAAAGacttaaaagagagaaaaagttgagagagaggaaaaaaaaaagggctagATTTTGTAACCTAGGGATGAGAaagagattagaaaaaaaaatagagagacgagaaagaagaaaaggaaagagaaagaaatagattagaagagaaaacataaagatgaaaaagaagaaaagaaaaaagaaaaaaagaaatgtatattttatcttttttattttttaattcctcTCGTACATCCGCTTACGTGCCGTTCGTATATGCCAACTGTAAGTTGCAGttctaaaaatttaaagttttgttatatataaatacaattgcataatctgtatattaatactgatttatttatacttaaaatttaaattaatattatttttaataaaatttattttttaatcaattacatcatattaatacacaaattaatacataattatgcttacaattatatttttttgaaaatttatatctCATCTTTCTTGTACCGTGTGTACTGTTAAAGGAATGGTGTTAAATTACGTGACTGACCTTTTCTGATTGTTCGTTTTAAAACATGACCGGTGCTCACAGCTTAAAAAAGCGTGCAAAAGAAACCAATTTAATATTTTGAAGataggaaaataattttaaattttcataggATACTTGTTTTCATAGTGatgtttgaaaataatataaaattttttatatgcaatcgtttttatatattttattaatataattagttattttatttttttaatataaaataaatattttatctaattttattaaaaaaatatataaaaataattatatataacagaattCAATACTTCAAAACTTCTGTGccacaataattaatataattatataaatagaacTAAGAATATTCCTCTTTAAAGATCCTTTATGCTGCCCTCAATGTGCAGCTGCTCTTGAAAGCTGGCGGTTCATCACTCATCATATGTATCATTATTAAGCTATATTATATGTCATAATCATAAAGTAAATGTGAAAGCTACACTTTGGATTCAAAATCGATCTGTCTGAGATTTCTGCAATGACTTTGGGTTCGGGATATCCATGAGTAGTCCAAAGAGATTTGTTTTGATGATGGAAGGATTTGTAATTAATTAGATGGAAAAGGAACTTTTGGAAGCAGGCgttgaagaaaaaagatgagaCAAAAGCATGGCAGTTTGGTTACTTTGTCTCTTCTCTTATTCAAAtaagttttatattattttatttttttctgttaaGGAAATGATATACCTACAATTGTTTCAAAATTATCTTACAACTTTATATTAAAtagatgataattttgtaaaattgaaaattatttataatgagGTTGCATGCTTGCATTGGCttaatattgtaatatatattggttgtaaaatagttgtatttcaacaattaagaaaaaacaaaaaacaaaaacatttttaagaAGAATTCCTAACAAGACTAACTAGATATTAATTTGGATATATTTAGAGTTTGTTTGGCAACACAATTATTATCACATTTTTCGTTAtcaaacattactcaaatataaaatactttcaatttcaaatgtTCGATTTTTTCATCTattaattacttaatcattataatttttgcaaactctaagataaaacataaaaaataatactactttttcacattttaaaacaaaagaatattaaaaaattattttttaactttataatatttttatttaactttttctctctcaatttcaagaatctaataatatattttaactcaaaccattttactactataCACAAATATactgagatattttaaatatccaaATAGACCCTTAACATATACCTAGAGAGTCTCGTTTGGTTACGCAGttcagatgaaatgagatgagatgatttgttgaaagttgaataaaatattgttataatattattttttaatattatttttgttttgtaatttataaAAGTCGAATTGTTTAGTACATTTTTtgtgggaatttgaaaaagttgtaattattatacgaaatgagatgaaataagatagttTGATTTTGTCTAACCAAACCAACCTAAGAATATGAATTCGGGCCAATCTAAGAATGGATacatttaaatgaaatatgAAATAGAAATGTTATAATTGAAAAGAGAtcacataaaagtaaactcacaaactgatataatttcatataatacattagatctactttataataaaagtaaatttataatgtaacatattatatcaagccattaattataatatgaaaatttaaggaagaaaatatttaatctaaaataatttataatattccaGTTTGATACGGATTGGGATACTCAAGTAAGAAAATATACTTTTAGAGGTATGTTGTTAATACAtgaatgttaaaatttaaatatacaaaaaaaaataaaaaatttataggtTGGTGTGAAGAGTAGATCAATAAATCTCTACACCTGTTTACAAATTCAGGAGATGATTCGAGGTTTGAAGAACATGCAGTGATCATCATATAATTCCCATGAAAAATGCTAAACACAACCGGCTGGGAGAACCGTTGGGTAAACGTTGCCCACGTGGCATAAAAGAAATGGTGTTGTTTATATCATTGTATATGCACTGAACTTTCTCTCCTTGCAGCCAACTTTACCCTTAGACTCATCATCTCCTCtttatcttcttcatttttgtcaTCTTCCTCCCTTCGTCTTCCCACAGACCCACACGAACTTCTATGTACTATTTTTTCGGCATCCTTTGAGCCTCTCTCCCAAAGTCCTTCATCTTCGCAGCTTCATTTTCACATCTTCTTTTCTAACTCGTATCCAGAGCCATGGAGCTAGAAAATCTTTGCTACTCGCCTAAAAAATATGCTctgcttttttaaaaaataaaaattatagaagTAGATGGAAGTCAAATGCACGCATTGAGGTCACAGAAGAACAAACCCAATAATAGCTAGAACCCCTAGTCACCAAAATCTTCAAGAATATCCAACTAAAGAAGTTCTATGAAGTCAGACCCTGTTCGAAATATCATGAACTAATCCGACCCCATCACAACAATACCCATATGCccaaattagttaaaaaaaaaaaaccctaaattcCAAGCATATTTAATTTAGCATGAAAACGATTATTTACTCAAAttaacagagaaaaaaaaatttaatgccaacataaaaaatagagaaaacataaaaaaatggagatggagagggATGGATTTAGGACACGATAtggagaggaagagggagaagaaaacaaaattgagaGGGAATGGGAGAGGATGGAGATGGAAATGGggatggagggagggagggagagggcCAAATAGTTAAGAGGATGATGGACTTCTAAAAACATGGAACACTAAAACTCAAGATTGCTTTTAATCCATAAGATGGCAAGCCACAGGATGTTGACATGTCAGTCGATAGTACCTAGCAATATTGAATTCTCATATCCTCCTTTTGTGGATCATGCCATTTTCGAGTATCACAAATGGCTAGTTGTGCTGTAAGTTGTACACGTGGCATGACTATGCGACTTGATTAGGTCAATGAATCACCGACAACTAAAtaagatatgaaaatttttataacaCACATtggttgaggaaaaaaataaaagaattattttactCAATAGATGTGTGGTGTAAAACTGTTGAATAGAATAACTCATAAGATACATGTGTTAGGAAAGAATAGAAAATAGAGATTGAAAATTGCAAATAGTGAGGCGATTGTTAATCTGTCTCTTAGACAAATATTGCCTCTCACTCATAAATTGAGTTCTGCAAAAGAGAATGTGGCAACAATATCCTCAGGATACAACACTATTTCTA
This is a stretch of genomic DNA from Carya illinoinensis cultivar Pawnee chromosome 3, C.illinoinensisPawnee_v1, whole genome shotgun sequence. It encodes these proteins:
- the LOC122305134 gene encoding SPX domain-containing protein 2; the protein is MKFGKSLSNQIDETLPEWRDKFLSYKELKKKLKLLEPKGGERPTKRPRAETGDSTAGDGTDASGDGKESRSKEEIDFERLLENELEKFNAFFVEKEEEYIIRLKELQDRVAKAKDWNEEMMKIRKEIVDFHGEMVLLENYSALNYTGLVKILKKYDKRTGALIRLPFIQKVLQEPFFTTDLLYKLVKECEAMLDRLFPMTETLASAEAADDGDGEDACDPTTSATTKNEGLLGMPKELAEIEYMKSLYMKSTISALRILKEIRSKSSTVSVFSLPPLQISGLEESWNTIPVLEQVAK